One Sulfurimonas sp. hsl 1-7 genomic window, CTCTCTTAGTTTTGTAGAGATGAGTTTTGCACAAAATGAAGCTTCAAGTGATCCCGGAGGTCTTCCTTACAGATGGATCGTAAAATCGTTAATACCTTTATCGTTTGGATTGGTGGTATTACAAACAATAAAAGAGATTGTGACTGACTTTCAAGAGTGGAGAAGTTTATGATAGCACTGATAATGTTCTTAGTCGCGCTAGCTCTTTTGCTCTTTGGGATTCCGGTTGCTTTTGCATTTGGTGCAGTTGCAATAATGTTTGCTTTTTTTACGCCTGATATCGGTTTTGAAGTGTTTAATATCTTACCGTTTAGAATCTACGGGATTATGAGCAACTCCACGTTAATGGCTGTACCGCTGTTTATAATGATGGGACTTATTTTAGAAAAGTCGGGGATGGCTGAAAAGCTTTTACTCTCAATGTCTTCACTTTTTAAAGGTGTACGCGGCGGACTAGGTGTGAGTGTAGTGCTTGTAGGTGCTATTCTTGCTGCTTCAACGGGAATCGTCTCTGCCAGCGTTGTGATGATGAGTGTAATCGCACTACCGTTAATGCTTAAAGCCGGATACGATAAATCCCTGGCGAGCGGTACGATTGCTTCAAGCGGAACACTTGGACAGATTATCCCTCCGTCTATAATATTAATCGTTCTTGGTGATGTGATGAGTGTGAGTGTCGGTGAGTTGTTTATGGGTGCCGTGTTACCGGGACTTGTACTTGTCGGATTGTATATCGCTTATATTTTAATTCGCGCATTTATAAATAAAGAAGATGCACCGGCATTGGTGAGTGAAGAGAAAACTTCTGTTTTTGAACTACTGCAAGCGATTATTCCACCGCTTCTTTTAATGGTAGCGGTTCTTGGGAGTATATTTGCCGGGATAGCATCACCGACTGAATCAGCTGCTTTTGGAGTTATTGGCGGATTTATCTTAGCAAGTTTCAACCGTACTTTAAGTGTTAAGATGATCAAGTACGCACTCTATGAAACGATGAAGCTAAGCGGAATGATCTTTATGATCTTAATCGGTGCAACTGCTTTTTCACTTGTTTTTAACGAACTTGGAGGAACTGATCTTATTCTAGAATTTTTCTCAGAAGATATAGGTGATGTTTGGGTGTTTATAGTTATTGCAATGCTGAGTATTTTTA contains:
- a CDS encoding TRAP transporter large permease, with amino-acid sequence MIALIMFLVALALLLFGIPVAFAFGAVAIMFAFFTPDIGFEVFNILPFRIYGIMSNSTLMAVPLFIMMGLILEKSGMAEKLLLSMSSLFKGVRGGLGVSVVLVGAILAASTGIVSASVVMMSVIALPLMLKAGYDKSLASGTIASSGTLGQIIPPSIILIVLGDVMSVSVGELFMGAVLPGLVLVGLYIAYILIRAFINKEDAPALVSEEKTSVFELLQAIIPPLLLMVAVLGSIFAGIASPTESAAFGVIGGFILASFNRTLSVKMIKYALYETMKLSGMIFMILIGATAFSLVFNELGGTDLILEFFSEDIGDVWVFIVIAMLSIFILGFFIDFIEISFIIVPILVPVMHAFGIDPIWFAILIALNLQASFLTPPFGLSLFFLKGAAKDSVTTMQIYKGVIPFILLQLVALSLVILFPDLVFAFI